TGCTGGTAAAGACCCTTGCCGCCGGGATACCAGTTTTCATAGCCAGACCCGACTTCAACCACTTCGATCCATCAGCATAACGTCGTCGTCTAGGAACTGCCCGCAACTCCTCGTCATAGCTTTTGACTATTTGATCTCTAGGAGTATCGAAGAACCTCTCACAAAACCTCTCGGTGTGGCCGAGAATACCACAAATGTAACAAAAAGTTGGCAAATCCTCATACTTGAAAGAGACATGACAAACCGGCCCCCCTTGTATCTCcagttttttcttcttttttaatgGCTTGTCCACACGTATCTTGACTCGAATACGAAGGTAATCCCTCCAAACACCCAGAAAATTATTCGGATCGGACTTGACAAACCTTCCGATATAGTTACCAATCCCTTGAATGATTCTTTCCGACATAAAACCAGTCACCATGTTGTGTAATTGAACCCACAATTCAAGGTGTGATAACACAACCTGCCTCGGATTTTCCCCTTGTTTCACCCTCTCAAAAATTAATGGCGCTCTATCGAACGTCCATGGGCTTCCTTCAATAACCCTTTCAATGTCCACTTCATGGTAAAattgaaacaaaaataaattcggCTCTAATTCCTTCACATAAAGTCCCCTTCCTGGTTGCCATAGAGTGGCAATTTTATTTTGCATTGCCTGAAAATCAATAGCACGATTTGTTAAAAACGTTCCCACCAAAAGCCATCTATCGTCTATTTCCGAAGAATCCTCAGCAACATTGTCAAAAATCAGTCCTTCCTCATCCTCATCGTCAATCGAAAACGCAGCAGCCATCCTCTCCACTGTATCCCCTTGATCCATTGTGACCAACTAAAATAAACTTGAGACAAACACGACAAAGCAAAGTGATCAAAACCAAAAAACTGTCAACGAACAAACAACCATGTCAAAAAGACAGGACTAATTTGCATATATAATCTCTCTAATTCAAACAAgaaataaagaacataaaataaatttagaatacattaaattttgatcaatgtacataaaaaaatttgaaccGGTTTGGATTGTACATTgttcaaaagaaaagaaaaaagtatatagatatatacatcatttttttttttgaaggaatgaTAACttctttctaaaaaaattatatatatatagttcgtTTTTTTTAACGTATACATACACACATGTAgtttttatgattattattgatacaCATGAAAGGTCAAAGGGCTTGatgtaaaatatatacatagatATAAAATATGTTAACAACGATATTGTAACAAGATATATATGTGGATCCATCAACACACTATCACATGCGAATGAGTAAGCGTTTAGAAATGGTAAGAGGATTCTGATATGCATCATTATCATCTACTTGTCACACATCATGATCATGATCACAAGCgctattaattagttaaatatcaattataattcattaaCAACTACACtccatatataattatatataaagccAAACTGAGTAAAAATCTACACAAGTTTGTAAATTCAAACGTGCCTTATATGGAAATTTGTAGTAATATATTAGGGTACTAGCTAGTGGTGGTTAATACCTTTTATAAATGGCACTCCATAATTTGTtactgatattttttaaaaattatttattttaagatatATGAGAGactcaatacttaattacaATAATAGTGATACGGAAGAGTACTAGACACCAatagtatatttttaacaaTTCTCTATCAACATTAGTTATAGACTTACTATATTGTGAATCATgagacattatcttttgaagtatataatcacaattacttcTATTATGTTAACAtcattgtaattgtgaataactatatgttctggatttatcAGAAATTCTAtaataaaccataaacatgaaaaaatacatataaatataaatgacttctaatctattatattgaaatgagttttatttaggacataaaatcccaacacctTACCGGTGCGGTACCTCCACTTTTCGTACCTCTTTACTTTCAAAGCTTACAAAAGGTGTGGTCGTACACTCTCCTCGTGTGCTC
This region of Cannabis sativa cultivar Pink pepper isolate KNU-18-1 chromosome 7, ASM2916894v1, whole genome shotgun sequence genomic DNA includes:
- the LOC115696338 gene encoding uncharacterized protein LOC115696338, producing the protein MDQGDTVERMAAAFSIDDEDEEGLIFDNVAEDSSEIDDRWLLVGTFLTNRAIDFQAMQNKIATLWQPGRGLYVKELEPNLFLFQFYHEVDIERVIEGSPWTFDRAPLIFERVKQGENPRQVVLSHLELWVQLHNMVTGFMSERIIQGIGNYIGRFVKSDPNNFLGVWRDYLRIRVKIRVDKPLKKKKKLEIQGGPVCHVSFKYEDLPTFCYICGILGHTERFCERFFDTPRDQIVKSYDEELRAVPRRRRYADGSKWLKSGLAMKTGIPAARVFTSNSSGGSSSQGTRGADHHQIPIAKNPGDSLLPNNSVNFDKNQYGELRGARHLGKEKSLEIRELNGEEGELAPGENNSNEGLTFVDNKRRRMGLVDGSGPVNEEDLEVTNRAHEDIIYAEMDVVCDSGKVAVGSSGSPKNFVGAGLGFQARQSL